The following proteins come from a genomic window of Misgurnus anguillicaudatus chromosome 10, ASM2758022v2, whole genome shotgun sequence:
- the LOC141349200 gene encoding uncharacterized protein yields MFTILLIVSMFSQGLTIVSYGKMFITAFPENIAYFYPNTSRTLRVTALHDDTSVDIFYNSSSTPTQTISIMQKGQTAVVVFPKSAEVYQLNYSTKSIRINSSKIIAVHSLSNTNFLNQENYQSNVVQPNENLDRYYLIPSLNYTNLLKAFGITQSAFWSGQNSSFRLIIINAENRENNITIVKNIPATIQLVVNFTIPPYQLIQLQANASLMMVNSSRKIAVLLTHPCLDKPDCTCSMIVNQILPVRLQGQNFVVPYIPDITQTWLLNTSIDKTNLLKKNNFPLTPSSSGFLSISNLITQYVTASSNMFLRQISTGLFMELIPENMFAACYLLQLYTGNSRAFVIANRNNKDDTRLDTNQITGTSWIDIPDSDYASALVTLTDTPHVIWHPSSKIAVYILEKTSNIVYGGSAIPINEKPDPNGCIAPGEFVFGDQPLKWTESLDYCTTSQSEFACPINEDLQIEFARQVNTTNVDGWIGLRRSLMTTAWYWQNKTSSLSSTSTSPPVDYVYWAKGKPTTNGFCASLSLNGTDDFKWKSARCCEKKLPVCYKQPNIFNPIVPVLSAINIS; encoded by the exons ATGTTTACAATTCTTCTGATTGTGTCGATGTTTAGCCAAG GTCTTACAATAGTGAGCTATGGAAAAATGTTCATCACAGCATTTCCAGAGAACATAGCTTACTTCTACCCAAACACTTCCCGTACACTGAGAGTCACCGCCCTCCATGACGACACTTCTGTCGACATCTTCTACAACAGCAGCAGCACACCAACACAGACGATATCAATCATGCAGAAAGGCCAAACCGCAGTTGTAGTGTTTCCAAAATCTGCTGAAGTATATCAACTCAACTACTCCACTAAATCTATCCGAATTAACAGTAGCAAAATCATTGCAGTACATTCTCTCAGTAATACAAATTTTCTTAATCAAGAAAATTACCAGAGCAATGTTGTTCAACCCAATGAAAATCTTGACAGATATTATTTGATCCCTTCTCTGAACTACACAAACCTTCTTAAAGCATTTGGCATAACCCAGTCAGCTTTCTGGTCTGGACAAAACAGCTCGTTCAGACTGATCATCATCAATGCAGAGAACCGAGAAAACAATATCACGATAGTCAAGAACATACCAGCCACAATTCAATTAGTAGTTAACTTCACGATTCCACCATACCAACTTATCCAGTTGCAGGCCAATGCTTCACTGATGATGGTTAACTCGAGTCGTAAAATAGCTGTGCTGCTGACTCACCCGTGTCTAGATAAACCAGACTGTACATGCAGCATGATAGTCAATCAGATTCTTCCTGTGAGACTTCAGGGTCAGAACTTTGTTGTGCCATACATTCCAGATATAACCCAGACATGGCTACTTAACACATCAATTGACAAGACaaacttgcttaaaaaaaataattttccatTGACTCCTAGTTCATCAGGGTTCCTGTCGATCTCGAATCTAATTACCCAGTATGTAACCGCATCGAGTAACATGTTCCTCAGACAGATCAGTACAGGACTTTTCATGGAATTAATCCCAGAAAACATGTTTGCTGCCTGCTACCTTCTGCAACTTTATACAGGGAATAGCAGAGCATTTGTGATAGCTAATCGTAATAACAAAGATGATACACGCCTTGATACGAACCAGATTACAGGTACAAGCTGGATTGATATTCCTGACTCAGACTATGCTTCAGCTTTAGTAACTTTAACAGACACACCGCATGTTATTTGGCATCCAAGCTCAAAGATTGCCGTCTATATTTTGGAAAAAACTAGCAACATTGTTTATGGAGGCTCAGCTATACCAATAAATGAAAAACCAG ATCCAAATGGCTGTATAGCTCCTGGAGAGTTTGTATTTGGAGATCAACCTCTTAAATGGACTGAATCTCTGGATTACTGCACAACCAGTCAAAGTGAATTTGCTTGTCCTATAAATGAAGACCTCCAGATAGAGTTTGCCAGGCAGGTTAACACAACCAATGTGGACGGTTGGATCGGTCTACGTCGTAGTCTAATGACTACAGCCTGGTACTGGCAGAATAAAACATCATCATTATCATCAACATCAACATCACCACCTGTAGATTACGTTTACTGGGCCAAAGGAAAACCAACAACAAATGGCTTTTGTGCTTCACTATCACTGAATGGTACAGATGATTTCAAATGGAAAAGTGCACGCTGCTGTGAGAAAAAGCTTCCTGTCTGCTacaaacaaccaaacatttttAATCCCATAGTTCCCGTCTTGAGTGCAATAAACATTTCTTAg